A window of Infirmifilum lucidum contains these coding sequences:
- a CDS encoding ABC transporter ATP-binding protein, translating into MAAVEVRDLYWRYRGSREPALRGVTLDVREGEFLAITGPSGSGKTTLLMALTGIIPQRLPGEFSGRVRVLGRDASRTDVYDISREVGIVFEDPEIQFVMSTVEDEIVLGLEPLGLDESELRERLYWALNLVGLDETFLSRSPNQLSGGEKQRVAIASAIARKPKLLLLDEPTSDLDPVGKEEVVSAIRRLRDEFKATVVMVEHEPELIEEFADRLVVIDNGRVVLEGTPSEVYELGVRAKEHAAYPPDYFELAKQLRVSPPTLDQLLKVAREGMLNVQPLCDSVSPLGLERGVVASLRSVWFSYTRGKDVLRGVDLDLRAGELVALMGPNGSGKTTLSKVIAGLLKPSRGSVLIDGVEVSRYTRLELSSKVAYVYQNPQHQLFNQTVWEEVAFSWKIRGVPEEEYAEKVREALELFNLEGLEDEHPFFLSKGEKRRLAIASVYTLGPKILIVDEPTTGQDRRLSEHLMSIFKSLAKMGKTVLVVTHNVSLAFKYADRLVVMASGRIIADGHPRVVLSDDDVVREAHLKQPVEVLVCREAGVTPTRGYRHQRP; encoded by the coding sequence ATGGCTGCAGTGGAGGTAAGAGACCTCTACTGGAGGTATAGGGGGTCTAGGGAGCCAGCCCTGAGAGGCGTGACTCTGGACGTTAGGGAGGGGGAGTTCCTGGCAATAACCGGGCCCAGCGGCTCTGGGAAGACTACACTGCTCATGGCCTTAACGGGAATAATACCCCAGAGGCTCCCGGGAGAGTTCAGCGGCAGAGTCAGAGTTCTCGGGCGCGACGCCTCGAGGACAGATGTCTACGATATTTCAAGAGAAGTGGGCATAGTCTTCGAGGATCCGGAAATCCAGTTTGTGATGAGTACGGTCGAAGACGAGATAGTTCTAGGCCTAGAGCCCCTGGGCCTAGACGAGAGCGAGTTGAGGGAAAGGCTCTACTGGGCTCTAAACCTCGTAGGCCTAGACGAGACTTTCCTGAGCCGCTCGCCTAACCAGCTCTCGGGAGGGGAGAAGCAGCGGGTAGCAATAGCCTCAGCAATTGCCCGCAAGCCTAAACTGTTACTCCTAGACGAGCCCACCTCGGATCTAGACCCGGTAGGCAAAGAGGAGGTAGTCTCGGCTATCAGGAGGCTACGGGACGAGTTCAAGGCGACGGTCGTCATGGTAGAGCACGAGCCAGAACTCATCGAAGAGTTTGCAGACAGGTTAGTTGTTATTGACAACGGTAGAGTGGTGCTTGAAGGCACCCCCAGCGAAGTCTACGAGCTAGGTGTGAGAGCAAAGGAGCACGCGGCCTACCCGCCCGACTACTTCGAGCTCGCAAAACAGCTGAGGGTGAGCCCCCCGACTCTCGACCAGCTCCTAAAGGTTGCCCGGGAAGGCATGCTAAACGTCCAGCCCCTCTGCGACTCAGTATCACCCCTAGGCCTCGAGAGAGGGGTTGTTGCCTCGCTCAGGAGCGTCTGGTTCTCCTATACTAGAGGTAAAGACGTCCTCAGGGGAGTAGACCTTGACCTTAGAGCAGGCGAGCTTGTGGCCCTTATGGGGCCTAACGGCAGTGGTAAGACGACTCTATCGAAAGTCATCGCCGGGCTCCTAAAACCCAGTAGAGGCTCTGTCCTGATAGACGGAGTTGAAGTTAGCAGGTATACGCGTCTAGAGCTCTCGTCTAAGGTGGCATACGTCTACCAGAACCCCCAGCACCAGCTATTCAACCAGACTGTCTGGGAGGAGGTAGCGTTTAGCTGGAAGATAAGAGGTGTCCCCGAGGAGGAGTACGCGGAGAAAGTTAGAGAGGCGCTAGAGCTCTTCAACCTCGAGGGCCTCGAAGACGAGCACCCCTTCTTCCTGAGCAAGGGCGAGAAAAGGAGGCTAGCGATAGCCAGCGTCTACACTCTAGGGCCGAAGATACTCATTGTAGACGAGCCGACAACCGGGCAGGACAGGAGGCTTAGCGAGCACCTAATGTCTATCTTCAAGTCCCTCGCGAAGATGGGTAAAACAGTACTAGTAGTGACGCACAACGTCAGCCTGGCCTTCAAGTACGCCGACAGGCTTGTGGTAATGGCCTCTGGGAGGATAATAGCAGACGGGCACCCAAGAGTCGTGCTGAGCGACGACGACGTCGTGAGGGAGGCTCACCTAAAACAGCCAGTCGAGGTTTTAGTCTGTAGGGAGGCTGGCGTCACGCCTACTCGGGGGTACAGGCATCAACGCCCATAG
- a CDS encoding energy-coupling factor transporter transmembrane component T family protein produces the protein MPTILEELAGAPVRPTVYSKVNGTVRILVPLFLSLGVLFVKDIPSTLLLILVSLFFVAVAGVPLRFLKSYLLLVISLSAFIVLSFVLFTQVPGNVLFSATLLSLKAERGLWEWKLVVTDAALTKAGFFIARILAMILVATIFVATVSDRDIVWGLRRLGLPAGLAVSASLFFRGLSFFVSDFFTVREAMMARGVDFEKTGLAKRFLLYANALIPLLSLMVTRSLEISLALESRGIAPSTRFSAKYHRDRLTLLDVFFLAVAVATTVLLAWWSLWLQWR, from the coding sequence ATGCCGACTATACTCGAGGAACTCGCCGGGGCTCCTGTGCGCCCTACAGTCTACAGCAAGGTGAACGGCACTGTTAGGATACTAGTCCCACTTTTTCTGTCGCTAGGCGTTCTATTCGTGAAGGACATACCATCTACACTCCTCCTGATACTGGTCTCTCTCTTCTTCGTAGCAGTTGCCGGGGTGCCTCTCAGGTTCCTAAAATCTTACCTGCTACTCGTGATCAGCCTCTCGGCTTTCATAGTTCTGTCATTCGTCCTCTTCACCCAAGTCCCCGGGAACGTCCTATTCTCGGCCACACTACTCAGCCTGAAGGCAGAGAGGGGGTTATGGGAGTGGAAGCTCGTAGTCACCGACGCAGCCCTAACCAAGGCAGGCTTCTTCATAGCCAGGATACTCGCAATGATCCTCGTAGCCACGATATTTGTAGCCACAGTCTCAGACAGGGACATTGTGTGGGGTCTCCGCAGGCTAGGCCTGCCCGCAGGCCTGGCGGTCTCTGCGTCTCTCTTCTTCAGGGGGCTCAGCTTCTTCGTATCTGACTTTTTCACCGTGCGGGAGGCTATGATGGCTAGGGGTGTTGACTTCGAGAAGACGGGCCTCGCCAAGCGCTTCCTGCTCTATGCTAACGCCCTGATACCCCTGCTCTCCCTCATGGTCACGAGGAGCCTCGAAATCTCCCTGGCTCTCGAGTCCAGGGGTATAGCCCCCTCTACCAGGTTCTCCGCCAAGTACCACAGGGACAGGCTCACGCTGCTCGATGTCTTCTTCCTGGCCGTTGCAGTCGCTACTACAGTACTGCTTGCGTGGTGGTCTCTATGGCTGCAGTGGAGGTAA
- a CDS encoding phosphoribosyltransferase family protein, which produces MGSRRVDEVLAQLVCQKALHALRAYVQPRVILEALSARGLELSPVDLSRYLSGSVLPAPEKAYAILDIIYRSGLVGEAFRRAVEVDSQGIVNVPLIAYNAQLLDLAASVAYALFRGRVDVVVTAATNGIPLAALASSFLGTRLAVARRERESPTLKYLEADLLLRDPPSYVHLYMPADMLRGGDRVLIVDDLFRTGRTLRALVNIAAKADARVVGGVSMVALGEAWREAVPAGSEFVALLRL; this is translated from the coding sequence ATGGGCTCTAGGAGAGTAGACGAGGTACTAGCACAGCTCGTGTGCCAGAAGGCCCTCCACGCGCTCAGGGCATACGTCCAGCCGCGCGTGATACTCGAGGCCCTAAGCGCGAGGGGGCTGGAGCTCTCGCCTGTAGACCTGAGCCGGTACCTGAGCGGGTCTGTCCTGCCGGCCCCCGAGAAGGCCTACGCTATACTTGACATAATCTACCGCAGCGGGCTTGTAGGGGAGGCCTTCCGGAGGGCAGTAGAGGTGGACTCGCAGGGTATAGTCAACGTGCCACTTATAGCCTACAACGCCCAGCTACTCGACCTCGCGGCGTCAGTCGCCTACGCCCTGTTCAGGGGCAGGGTCGACGTAGTCGTCACGGCGGCGACCAACGGCATACCTCTCGCCGCGCTCGCCTCCTCCTTCCTCGGCACCAGGCTAGCTGTCGCCAGGAGGGAGCGCGAGAGCCCGACGCTCAAGTACCTGGAGGCAGACCTCTTACTCAGAGACCCTCCCTCCTACGTCCACCTGTACATGCCGGCCGACATGCTGAGGGGCGGCGACAGAGTCTTAATCGTAGACGACTTGTTCCGCACGGGCAGGACTCTCAGAGCCCTCGTCAATATAGCCGCGAAGGCCGACGCACGGGTTGTGGGCGGCGTATCGATGGTCGCTCTCGGGGAGGCGTGGCGCGAGGCCGTGCCGGCAGGCTCTGAGTTCGTGGCCCTCTTGAGGCTGTAG
- a CDS encoding HAD family hydrolase, which translates to MKKSNVLFVVDYDGTLAPENSPADPRVIEDLSRLKSTHSFKLVLATARPEADAWRFIKRVDVFDALILELGSVIYFTAESPTLKGGEGVSSRELVIFKPGGWEELIDIVSREVPPVNKGEVLYYFDQDWLARAEKVATGVSTALLEIKKVGSRTYVFAPRGLDKGVGLSRLLRLARWKHRVVAIGDSASDLPLFELASIRVAVANADESLKRSADYVTSGERGEGVIEAVKKLI; encoded by the coding sequence ATGAAGAAAAGTAATGTGTTGTTTGTCGTTGATTATGACGGAACACTTGCCCCCGAGAACTCTCCTGCTGACCCGCGCGTAATCGAGGACTTGTCGCGCTTGAAGAGCACGCACAGCTTTAAACTCGTCCTAGCTACAGCTAGACCAGAAGCTGATGCCTGGAGGTTTATAAAGAGGGTTGATGTCTTCGACGCCTTGATACTTGAGCTAGGATCCGTTATCTACTTCACAGCTGAAAGCCCCACCCTGAAGGGCGGGGAGGGGGTCAGCTCTAGAGAGCTCGTCATCTTTAAGCCGGGGGGCTGGGAAGAGCTCATCGATATTGTTTCCCGCGAGGTGCCTCCAGTGAACAAGGGAGAAGTGCTATACTACTTCGACCAAGACTGGCTGGCAAGGGCCGAGAAGGTTGCTACAGGGGTTAGCACGGCTTTGCTGGAAATAAAGAAGGTCGGCTCTAGAACATACGTTTTCGCCCCTAGGGGGCTTGACAAAGGCGTTGGCCTTTCTAGGCTTCTAAGGCTGGCTAGATGGAAGCATCGAGTTGTCGCAATCGGGGATAGTGCGTCAGATCTCCCTCTATTCGAGCTAGCTAGCATCCGAGTAGCTGTTGCCAATGCAGACGAGTCTCTTAAGAGAAGTGCCGATTACGTCACTAGTGGGGAGCGGGGAGAAGGCGTTATCGAAGCTGTAAAAAAATTAATTTAA
- a CDS encoding PTS system mannose/fructose/sorbose family transporter subunit IID, whose protein sequence is MTALGSFEVGLLGLLAFIFGLDYIWVTPLGIWRPVVAGTLTGLILGDPITGLVVGALLEFVFAGLFTIGGGTVPEAATGTIASVVVAITTGLKPEAAVPLAIPIAVLTMNLEIVVRSFDAVFTHWADREIERGNFGAIPLINIVGAVPWGLSRAIPIWGFVGALAINPQGVKAFIDSLQVIHVGPLTIRFWDAMGVAGAVLPALGAAIMMKMMLSRRNIAFYILGFALAAYLKLSLLAIALIAGSIIFALYLFTHREVLEGTESSSTVTPPTGKATARDFLRWFGVSWFIQSSWNYERMMGTGFAHGMLEVEKKLRKDPEEIKSWLRLHNEFYNTEPHLHNAIYGMVISLEEQGADQDTIRGIKTALMGPFAGLGDSIMWFTILPIAFLLGASLGVQRNILGPIIALLIWIPVSWAVKYYTLVYGYRYGLSMAEVLKGEVLKVFREAITGFAMAIMGGITATYVRATTPIVLAAYGGQAIKLQPVLDQLMPSLLPLLFTLFTYWLIKYKGYSYGKAVVVLFLVAFILAILGILG, encoded by the coding sequence ATGACAGCACTAGGATCTTTTGAAGTCGGATTGCTTGGCCTCCTCGCCTTTATATTCGGCCTCGACTACATATGGGTAACACCCCTAGGCATCTGGAGACCAGTAGTTGCTGGGACGCTCACAGGGTTAATTCTAGGAGACCCGATAACAGGTCTAGTAGTAGGGGCACTTCTAGAGTTTGTATTTGCAGGTCTCTTCACTATCGGTGGAGGAACAGTACCCGAAGCTGCAACTGGGACAATAGCATCTGTAGTCGTAGCCATAACTACAGGCCTGAAACCTGAAGCCGCGGTTCCTCTAGCTATACCTATAGCAGTTCTCACAATGAACCTCGAAATAGTGGTAAGGTCTTTTGACGCAGTATTCACCCACTGGGCTGACAGAGAAATCGAGAGAGGAAACTTCGGAGCAATACCGTTGATAAACATAGTAGGTGCTGTTCCTTGGGGCCTCAGCAGGGCCATCCCCATCTGGGGGTTTGTAGGAGCACTTGCCATCAATCCTCAAGGTGTCAAGGCTTTCATTGATTCATTGCAAGTGATCCATGTAGGCCCCCTGACTATAAGGTTCTGGGACGCTATGGGCGTTGCTGGAGCTGTGCTCCCAGCTCTAGGTGCTGCAATAATGATGAAGATGATGCTCTCCAGGAGAAACATAGCCTTCTATATTCTCGGATTCGCCCTTGCCGCTTACCTAAAGCTGAGCCTACTAGCCATAGCACTCATAGCTGGCTCAATAATCTTTGCTCTATACCTCTTTACCCACAGAGAGGTTCTTGAAGGTACAGAATCTTCTTCGACAGTTACCCCTCCAACTGGCAAGGCGACGGCAAGAGACTTCCTGCGGTGGTTTGGTGTTTCATGGTTTATTCAATCCTCCTGGAACTACGAGAGAATGATGGGAACGGGATTCGCACATGGCATGCTTGAAGTGGAAAAGAAGTTGCGAAAAGACCCTGAAGAGATCAAGTCATGGCTCAGGCTTCACAACGAGTTCTACAACACAGAGCCACACCTACACAACGCGATATACGGAATGGTCATATCACTCGAAGAGCAGGGGGCAGACCAGGACACAATACGCGGCATTAAAACTGCACTCATGGGGCCCTTTGCAGGCCTAGGCGACTCTATAATGTGGTTCACAATACTGCCTATAGCATTCCTACTGGGGGCCTCTCTAGGTGTTCAGCGTAATATCCTGGGACCGATAATAGCGCTCCTAATTTGGATACCTGTGTCATGGGCTGTGAAGTACTATACTCTCGTCTACGGGTACAGATACGGTTTATCCATGGCGGAAGTGTTAAAGGGAGAGGTGCTGAAAGTCTTCAGGGAAGCGATAACAGGCTTCGCAATGGCGATAATGGGAGGAATAACAGCCACATACGTCAGAGCAACAACCCCGATAGTTCTAGCAGCCTATGGCGGGCAGGCCATAAAACTACAACCGGTACTAGACCAGCTGATGCCTTCCTTGCTCCCATTACTCTTCACGCTATTCACATACTGGCTCATCAAGTATAAAGGCTACAGCTACGGCAAAGCCGTAGTAGTACTATTCCTCGTAGCCTTCATCCTGGCAATCCTAGGAATTCTAGGATAA
- a CDS encoding DUF7916 family protein yields the protein MAKRVLDLTGRELASISAREFKDAVKASEGRVVAAEVVVASKPLVDGVSNVELAARFGADILILNMYDALNPSVEGVPEVLASLQGIAEFVQRFVGNNLEPVEEGLIPEGRRLSEKTVKRSIELGSRLIVVTGNPGLGVTWDKIAVGVEKTVSITGTRALVFGGKMHSGGLKNEKMYDLALIERVMSSGADGVLVPAPFTVPGASPENIEKVVSLAEKYDALVMCTIGTSQEGSPKEVIRSIALHSKACGCDIHHIGDSGYSMGVAIPENILELSLAVRGVRHTYKRISMSHLR from the coding sequence ATGGCTAAAAGAGTATTAGACTTAACTGGAAGAGAGTTAGCTAGTATAAGTGCAAGAGAGTTTAAAGATGCCGTTAAAGCCTCAGAGGGGAGAGTAGTCGCCGCAGAGGTCGTTGTCGCTTCCAAACCTCTAGTTGACGGAGTGTCTAATGTCGAGCTCGCCGCACGGTTCGGTGCAGACATCCTCATACTGAACATGTACGATGCTCTCAATCCTAGCGTTGAAGGTGTACCAGAGGTACTTGCGTCTTTACAGGGCATAGCAGAGTTTGTCCAGAGGTTTGTTGGAAACAACCTCGAGCCTGTTGAAGAGGGGTTGATTCCTGAGGGAAGGAGGCTCTCTGAGAAGACTGTTAAACGGAGCATTGAGCTAGGCTCAAGGCTTATAGTAGTCACTGGAAATCCCGGCCTCGGTGTTACCTGGGATAAAATAGCTGTGGGAGTTGAGAAGACTGTAAGTATTACTGGAACTCGTGCTCTCGTGTTCGGTGGTAAGATGCACAGTGGGGGGTTAAAAAACGAGAAAATGTACGATTTAGCGCTTATCGAGAGAGTAATGTCTAGTGGTGCTGATGGAGTACTTGTTCCAGCCCCATTTACAGTTCCTGGAGCCTCTCCAGAAAACATCGAAAAAGTTGTCTCACTCGCCGAGAAATACGACGCTTTAGTTATGTGTACTATCGGGACATCCCAGGAGGGGAGTCCCAAGGAGGTTATTAGGAGTATAGCGTTACACTCCAAAGCCTGTGGATGTGATATTCACCACATAGGCGATTCAGGTTACTCTATGGGCGTCGCTATACCGGAGAATATTTTGGAGCTCTCACTTGCAGTTAGAGGCGTTAGACACACATATAAGAGAATATCAATGTCCCATCTGAGGTGA
- a CDS encoding PTS sugar transporter subunit IIA, translated as MKLVLASHGGLGCEMIRAVAMILGVSVLEKAKCVELLEGESLENYYEKLSKSVDGETIVLCDLFGGTPSRAALMLLQEGKVKAVLTGFNMAMVIDLLSNGASSAEDAAKSARDAGLQGIRAFIGPSLSEVTESPGESFYRKNKEQI; from the coding sequence TTGAAGTTGGTCTTGGCATCCCATGGAGGTCTAGGATGCGAGATGATAAGGGCGGTAGCTATGATACTCGGAGTCTCTGTGCTAGAGAAGGCTAAATGTGTAGAGTTACTAGAAGGCGAGAGCCTTGAAAACTACTATGAAAAATTGTCCAAGAGTGTGGACGGGGAAACAATTGTTCTATGCGACTTGTTTGGTGGGACTCCCAGCAGAGCCGCACTTATGCTCTTACAGGAGGGTAAAGTCAAAGCAGTACTAACAGGCTTCAACATGGCCATGGTTATTGACTTACTATCTAATGGAGCCTCCAGTGCAGAGGACGCTGCGAAAAGCGCTAGAGACGCTGGCTTGCAGGGCATTAGGGCATTCATAGGCCCTAGCCTAAGTGAAGTTACGGAGAGCCCAGGGGAGTCTTTTTATCGAAAAAATAAAGAGCAGATTTAA
- a CDS encoding PTS system mannose/fructose/N-acetylgalactosamine-transporter subunit IIB has product MQQKNIFIRIDDRFIHGQVTAAWTKKVGATSIWVVNDKIAGNPALKQLQIMLAPPGVSVAVLKIEEAVEKIKNLKNNEKVLMLFENPVDVLAFLEKSGVKVDSVQLGQMGYRAGRVKIEKTFDIGPEDHKALLKLLDMGVKLYYQQLPDFPPKPVDMEQKIRSLRLG; this is encoded by the coding sequence ATGCAACAGAAGAATATTTTCATTAGAATAGATGACCGCTTTATACACGGTCAAGTGACTGCTGCCTGGACGAAAAAAGTTGGAGCTACATCTATATGGGTTGTAAATGACAAAATTGCAGGAAACCCAGCCCTCAAACAGCTCCAGATAATGCTAGCACCTCCAGGAGTCTCTGTCGCTGTTTTGAAAATCGAGGAGGCTGTTGAGAAAATTAAAAACCTCAAAAATAATGAGAAAGTTTTAATGTTATTTGAGAACCCTGTAGACGTCCTGGCATTTCTCGAGAAATCGGGCGTCAAGGTGGATTCTGTCCAATTGGGTCAAATGGGGTATAGAGCTGGAAGAGTAAAAATCGAGAAAACATTCGATATTGGCCCCGAAGACCACAAGGCACTCTTAAAACTGTTGGATATGGGGGTGAAACTCTACTACCAGCAACTTCCAGACTTTCCGCCAAAGCCTGTAGACATGGAGCAGAAGATTAGAAGCCTAAGACTTGGGTGA
- a CDS encoding Gfo/Idh/MocA family protein: MGLIGSGWSANAQAWALRALRFTVREDGFPEVELVRAMSSTPSKIESFARQFGFKEWTTKEGDFFKGDLDVVIIASPNNTHAYYASRAIESGADIIVEKPFTVTVEEAREIVSKAKKSRRRGAICLVSRLLPASVVTRELISRGEIGEIREFRAVIAHAKHAYADTPFEWRMSREVAGGGVFADLGVHPLDLSENLTGLKVKRIWGRTYTLVSERFDPRVGQKVKVDTEDVGFAVLEFENGGVGSIEASKVSPGFEEQMRIEIHGDKGGIRFSITEPQTIYIFKRGTSRVEKVTRGFEDIYPWLIWPAPKSFEGWVYAYLILHKNFIDNVSGLRESTVPTLEDGLRSQVLLSSFYESSTKGEPIDLE; encoded by the coding sequence GTGGGCCTTATAGGTTCTGGCTGGTCTGCCAATGCCCAGGCTTGGGCTTTACGCGCTCTAAGATTTACCGTACGCGAAGACGGGTTCCCTGAAGTAGAGCTCGTACGTGCTATGAGCTCAACTCCCTCGAAGATAGAGTCTTTCGCTAGACAGTTTGGCTTTAAAGAGTGGACAACTAAGGAGGGGGACTTTTTCAAGGGCGATCTTGATGTCGTGATAATAGCTTCTCCTAACAATACACACGCGTACTACGCGTCGAGAGCCATAGAATCTGGTGCTGACATCATTGTTGAGAAGCCTTTCACAGTAACAGTTGAAGAAGCAAGAGAGATTGTATCTAAAGCCAAGAAGAGTAGGAGGAGAGGCGCAATATGCCTGGTTAGCCGGCTTCTACCAGCCTCTGTGGTTACTAGAGAGTTGATAAGTAGGGGAGAAATAGGGGAGATACGAGAATTCAGAGCTGTCATAGCGCATGCAAAGCACGCTTATGCAGATACACCTTTTGAGTGGCGTATGAGTAGAGAGGTCGCAGGAGGAGGAGTATTTGCCGACCTTGGTGTTCACCCCCTAGACCTCTCAGAAAACCTTACTGGGCTTAAGGTAAAGCGGATATGGGGTAGGACATATACACTGGTAAGTGAGAGGTTTGACCCACGCGTAGGGCAAAAAGTGAAAGTAGACACTGAAGACGTGGGGTTTGCAGTACTCGAGTTTGAGAATGGTGGTGTCGGTAGCATTGAAGCCTCTAAGGTTTCACCAGGCTTCGAGGAGCAAATGAGGATAGAAATTCACGGAGACAAAGGAGGTATCCGCTTCTCAATAACTGAGCCCCAAACGATCTATATTTTTAAGAGGGGAACATCTAGAGTCGAGAAAGTAACGAGGGGTTTTGAGGATATTTACCCGTGGCTTATATGGCCTGCACCTAAAAGTTTTGAAGGCTGGGTTTATGCCTACCTTATTCTACACAAGAACTTCATCGACAATGTTTCAGGGCTCCGGGAGAGCACTGTACCAACCTTGGAGGATGGGCTCCGGAGCCAAGTCCTTCTAAGTAGTTTCTACGAATCAAGCACAAAGGGAGAACCTATCGATCTAGAGTAG
- a CDS encoding neutral/alkaline non-lysosomal ceramidase N-terminal domain-containing protein has product MPRACFSEKPITPPNPVGHPLAGYITRTGKSQGVHDDIFARVVIIEDSGRLVVAVSLDLLGVDNQMYSDILRIANQTFGNNILIISATHTHSAPATLFRSPLLTFCEDVFDPDSYSHFLGVIENLFSETNPVQPSSIYLCKSLVQGVATDRNNPMRYQTLPAYSLIFTTTSSEILLFNTGIHPTVLGPENLLISSDFIGYTVERLKSLSVLKGVLFFNGAAGNISTRFTRKSQTFDEARRIGYLLADQIEAKPENCTTLSGDISYKYEEVEAELTNPEEILSTLKSELPATGSNRVRESMHEGLMLLSKLIDCPGYPSRDIARLQLLRMEDTSIVTVPFEVHMNVYEELAEVAEKKGVKNLLLFSYTNGYLGYLSNPEEGVFYERLAQFVSESSFEKIKKSIVDLL; this is encoded by the coding sequence ATGCCGAGGGCTTGCTTCTCCGAGAAACCTATCACGCCGCCTAACCCCGTAGGGCATCCCCTGGCCGGGTATATTACGCGAACAGGGAAGTCTCAAGGAGTGCACGACGACATATTTGCAAGGGTAGTAATCATAGAAGACTCCGGAAGACTAGTAGTGGCTGTCAGCTTAGACCTCCTAGGAGTTGACAATCAAATGTACTCAGATATTTTAAGAATTGCTAATCAGACGTTTGGCAACAACATCCTGATTATTTCGGCAACACACACTCACTCTGCTCCAGCCACACTGTTTAGATCCCCTCTACTTACATTCTGCGAAGATGTTTTCGATCCTGACTCCTATTCGCACTTCCTAGGTGTAATCGAAAACTTATTCTCAGAGACCAATCCTGTCCAGCCAAGCTCTATATACCTTTGCAAGTCTTTAGTTCAAGGTGTAGCTACAGACAGGAATAATCCCATGAGATACCAGACACTGCCCGCATACTCATTGATTTTTACAACTACTTCCTCGGAAATTCTCCTCTTCAATACAGGTATCCACCCCACTGTACTGGGGCCCGAAAACCTCTTAATCTCTTCTGACTTCATCGGCTACACTGTTGAACGTCTGAAATCACTTAGTGTTTTAAAGGGTGTTCTTTTCTTCAATGGTGCAGCCGGCAATATTTCTACGCGTTTCACGCGTAAGTCACAGACGTTTGATGAAGCCCGGAGGATCGGCTACTTGCTAGCTGACCAGATCGAAGCCAAGCCTGAAAATTGCACGACGTTATCCGGCGATATATCTTACAAGTACGAAGAAGTAGAGGCTGAACTAACCAACCCAGAGGAAATACTCTCAACTTTAAAGTCTGAGTTACCGGCTACAGGGAGCAACAGAGTTCGCGAATCTATGCACGAAGGCTTAATGTTGCTCAGCAAGTTAATAGACTGTCCGGGCTACCCTTCAAGAGATATTGCACGGCTTCAACTTCTAAGGATGGAGGATACTTCTATTGTAACAGTGCCGTTTGAGGTTCACATGAACGTCTATGAGGAGCTGGCCGAGGTTGCAGAAAAGAAAGGTGTTAAAAACCTTCTACTTTTCTCATATACAAACGGGTACCTTGGTTATCTATCAAATCCAGAAGAGGGGGTATTCTATGAAAGACTAGCACAGTTCGTTAGCGAGAGCTCCTTCGAGAAGATCAAGAAAAGTATAGTGGATCTACTCTAG